One segment of Pyricularia oryzae 70-15 chromosome 3, whole genome shotgun sequence DNA contains the following:
- a CDS encoding molybdopterin binding domain-containing protein — MYSRLSLIARHISRPLPSLSQRTPIVKPRLLNFAMASADERNSRTVHTAACLIIGDEVLGGKTVDTNSNTVAKWCFELGINLKRIEVIEDDESEIIEAVRRMSDRYDFVVTSGGIGPTHDDITYQSIAKAFGLDLKLHNDAYERMKKLSRPHPSQPKFNWDEDSPAKRAKLRMVELPTDESRDMDKQFLFPREELWVPVCVVNGNVHILPGVPKLFVSLLEGLKPYIVPRLVDPEGKGICRVMISTPLAESAMAAYLTELAAKVEPQGVKVGSYPRWNKKRNTVTLVGKNKAFIESLIPEVTKNVQGRVITVEGEDDDPKDKDEPVSQ, encoded by the exons ATGTACTCTCGCCTGTCACTCATAGCCAGACATATTTCCAGGCCTTTACCCAGCCTTTCGCAACGAACACCGATCGTGAAACCTCGTCTACTCAACTTCGCCATGGCTTCGGCGGATGAGCGCAACTCGCGCACCGTCCATACGGCAGCATGCCTCATCATTGGCGATGAAGTTCTCGGTGGCAAG ACCGTCGAT ACCAATTCCAATACAGTGGCAAAGTGGTGCTTCGAGCTGGGCATCAATTTGAAGAGGATCGAGGTCATAGAGGATGACGAGTCTGAAATTATAGAGGCGGTGCGCCGGATGAGCGACCGCTACGACTTTGTTGTGACCAG CGGCGGCATAGGTCCGAC ACACGACGACATTACCTACCAGTCTATAGCCAAGGCATTTGGGCTGGACCTCAAGTTGCACAATGATGCATATGAGCGAATGAAGAAGCTTTCAAGGCCGCATCCTTCGCAGCCCAAGTTCAACTGGGACGAAGACTCGCCAGCGAAGCGTGCCAAGCTTAGAATGGTAGAACTCCCCACGGACGAGAGCCGCGATATGGATAAACAATTTTTGTTCCCCCGTGAGGAGCTCTGGGTTCCTGTGTGCGTCGTCAACGGCAACGTGCATATCCTTCCGGGAGTTCCCAAGCTCT TCGTCTCTCTTTTGGAGGGCCTGAAGCCTTACATTGTACCACGACTGGTCGATCCGGAAGGCAAGGGGATCTGCCGAGTTATGATCTCGACGCCCTTGGCTGAAAGTGCCATGGCTGCGTACCTGACCGAGCTTGCGGCCAAGGTTGAACCGCAAGGTGTCAAGGTGGGTAGCTACCCGAGGTGGAACAAGAAGCGGAATACAGTAACTTTGGTTGGCAA gaacaaagcatTCATCGAAAGTCTCATCCCGGAGGTCACCAAGAACGTCCAAGGCCGGGTGATCACTGTCGAAGGGGAAGACGACGACCCGAAAGACAAGGACGAGCCTGTCTCGcagtaa